From Solea solea chromosome 20, fSolSol10.1, whole genome shotgun sequence, one genomic window encodes:
- the cers2a gene encoding ceramide synthase 2a, producing MSQLREMIWADWIWFPEGHGWADLTDHDGKVFPKMQDLWATFPIALCFLVIRPIFERIVASPLASLLGVGDKPRICAPSNPTLETYYCSTSKHPTQSSMESLSKQTDCSVRQIQRWFRRRRNQDRPNKLKKFQEASWRFTFYLLAFFAGLAVLIDKPWFSDVKQVWEDFPKMPLLPSQYWYYVIELGFYISLLVSVASDIKRKDFKEQIVHHVATILLISFSWLVNYIRAGTLIMLVHDASDYLMESAKMFNYAGWRKTCNFIFTAFAAMFIVTRLVILPFWIIHTTLVYPLTLYTLFPGFYFFNGLMVVLQILHIFWAALILRMVVKFLPGNDIVEDERSDKEETESEDEEHDPEQRGKSKNGHMQNGHTPLNNNHRKRH from the exons ATGTCTCAGTTGAGAGAGATGATATGGGCAGACTGGATCTGGTTTCCTGAAGGCCATGGCTGGGCTGACCTGACGGACCATGATGGCAAAGTCTTCCCCAAAATGCAGGACCTCTGGGCGACTTTCCCCATCGCTCTCTGCTTCCTGGTCATCAGACCAATATTTGAAAG AATAGTAGCGAGTCCTCTAGCCTCTTTGCTGGGAGTGGGTGACAAACCGCGTATTTGTGCTCCTTCAAATCCCACCCTGGAAACCTATTACTGCAGCACATCAAAGCATCCCACACAG AGCTCCATGGAGAGTTTAAGTAAACAGACAGACTGTTCAGTACGGCAGATTCAGAGGTGGTTCAGGCGGCGGAGAAACCAGGACCGGCCCAACAAGCTAAAAAAATTCCAGGAAGCAAG TTGGAGGTTTACTTTTTACCTTCTAGCTTTCTTTGCTGGCCTGGCAGTTCTTATCGAT AAACCTTGGTTCTCCGATGTGAAGCAAGTATGGGAAGACTTCCCGAAAATG CCACTGTTGCCTTCTCAGTACTGGTACTACGTGATCGAACTAGGCTTCTACATCTCGCTGCTTGTCAGCGTAGCATCAGATATCAAGCGTAAG GATTTCAAAGAGCAGATAGTTCACCATGTAGCCACCATCCTTCTTATCAGTTTCTCTTGGCTGGTCAACTACATCCGTGCAGGGACTTTGATCATGTTGGTGCATGATGCCTCTGACTATCTAATGGAG TCCGCCAAAATGTTCAACTACGCAGGTTGGAGGAAAACCTGCAACTTCATCTTCACGGCGTTTGCTGCCATGTTCATCGTCACCCGCCTCGTCATCCTCCCCTTCTG GATCATACATACAACATTGGTGTACCCACTGACCCTCTACACCCTCTTCCCTGGCTTCTACTTCTTCAACGGGCTGATGGTTGTGCTGCAGATTCTGCACATCTTCTGGGCCGCGCTCATCTTGCGGATGGTCGTCAAATTCCTGCCAGGAAAT GACATTGTTGAGGATGAGCGGAGTGATAAAGAGGAAACGGAGTCAGAAGATGAAGAGCACGATCCTGAGCAGAGGGGGAAATCTAAAAATGGCCACATGCAGAACGGCCACACCCCTCtcaacaacaaccacaggaAGAGGCACTGA
- the LOC131446978 gene encoding histone-lysine N-methyltransferase SETDB1-A-like yields the protein MEGDELEMNRDELQKWIREKVEKRELITPDLLEKCNMLQSLLERREKRAAKLLKLWESVAACEASLKKQYSLLGLEYRDTDSEDDDVGTGCEHVPHLSYDPVQSETRGCLSPATRGHTLNGNHDKKLFPYIRNSVVSLTRLPEWKIAALLPSTSQEDDSENEILSNLGSDDQWEPEINSSDSDCSVLFNNKRRKIEQKSNEKLGKSHETQPVASKADNDDSIAETKAPQASNQSIAEYGALKTESPPAKTEVTEVPSVCSLSASCQTTDKATDKTTKNLPRVPEKELSVDMTVVARRRQLKWQQGKIKEILTKKDGRLKYKVVFEEMGKVLVSGYHIALDHIPEVKQLFVGARVVVKCKADRPYFCPGVIAEVPCRKNSFRFLAFFDDHTAVYVGLSLLHKVYQPLTEPLDDIVDEVHRAFMKDYLESWPHPPQAYYKLGQVIKAEFNGAQQECEVRQVDCSLIEVVFKGDQHTEWIYRGSMRLEQVTHMRAQMKFDEEKWKGRKVSNNS from the exons ATGGAGGGGGATGAACTGGAGATGAACAGAGATGAGCTCCAGAAGTGGATCAGAGAGAAGGTGGAGAAACGTGAGCTGATCACCCCGGATTTGCTCGAGAAGTGCAACATGCTCCAGTCGCTGCTTGAAAGGAGGGAGAAACGCGCTGCTAAACTCCTGAAACTCTGGGA GTCTGTGGCAGCATGTGAAGCATCTCTGAAAAAACAATACTCGTTGCTGGGATTGGAATACAGAGACACAGATTCTGAAGATGATGATGTTGGCACTGGTTGTG AACACGTGCCTCACTTGTCATACGATCCTGTTCAGTCTGAGACTCGAGGCTGCCTTTCTCCTGCCACTAGAGGCCATACTCTGAATGGAAACCATGACAAAAAACTGTTTCCTTATATAAGAAACTCAGTGGTTTCCTTGACCAGACTACCTGAATGGAAGATCGCTGCTCTACTTCCATCAACCTCTCAAGAGGATGACAGTGAGAATGAAATCTTGAGCAACTTAGGTTCTGATGACCAGTGGGAACCAGAAATAAACTCCAGTGATTCtgactgttctgttctgtttaacAACAAGAGGAGAAAAATAGAACAAAAGTCAAATGAAAAACTTGGCAAGAGTCATGAAACACAACCAGTCGCCTCTAAAGCAGATAATGACGACAGTATAGCAGAAACTAAAGCACCCCAAGCTAGCAACCAAAGCATAGCTGAATATGGTGCTTTGAAAACAGAGTCTCCACCAGCAAAAACTGAAG TGACAGAGGTTCCTTCTGTGTGCAGTTTATCAGCTTCATGCCAGACCACAGATAAAGCCACTGATAAAACCACTAAGAACCTTCCTCGTGTGCCGGAAAAGGAGCTCAGTGTGGACATGACTGTTGTGGCTCGGAGGAGGCAACTGAAATGGCAACAGGGGAAAATCAAGGAAATCCTAACAAAGA AAGATGGTAGGTTGAAATACAAGGTTGTTTTTGAAGAGATGGGAAAGGTGCTTGTGTCTGGTTACCACATCGCCTTGGACCACATACCAGAGGTTAAGCAGCTGTTTGTTGGTGCCCGTGTGGTCGTCAAGTGTAAAGCTGATCGCCCCTACTTCTGTCCTGGTGTCATAGCAGAAGTACCCTGCAGGAAGAATTcctttag ATTTTTGGCGTTTTTCGATGATCACACTGCAGTTTATGTTGGCTTATCTCTATTACACAAAGTGTACCAGCCAT tgacagagcCTTTGGATGATATTGTAGATGAGGTCCACCGAGCCTTCATGAAGGATTACTTAGAAAGTTGGCCTCATCCGCCACAGGCCTATTACAAGCTGGGACAGGTCATTAAAGCAGAGTTTAATGGCGCCCAGCAGGAATGTGAGGTGCGCCAGGTTGACTGCAGCTTGATCGAGGTTGTTTTTAAG GGAGATCAACATACAGAGTGGATATACCGAGGTTCCATGCGCTTGGAGCAGGTGACCCATATGAGAGCGCAGATGAAGTTTGACGAGGAAAAGTGGAAAGGCAGGAAAG tatcAAATAACTCTTGA